A portion of the Glycine max cultivar Williams 82 chromosome 10, Glycine_max_v4.0, whole genome shotgun sequence genome contains these proteins:
- the LOC100816068 gene encoding uncharacterized protein: MEWKKYYLDVVLVPLGFLITIGYHVWLWHKVRTQPSSTIIGINTHGRRSWVPAMLKDIEKKNILAVQTLRNMIMGSTLMATTSILLSAGLAAVISSTYSVKKPLNDAIYGAHSEFMVALKYVTLLTIFLFSFFCHTLSIRFFNQVSILICTPQDVMSSSIVVTPQYLTELLEKGTILSTVGNRLFYSALPLLLWIFGPVLVFLSSVAMLPILYNLDFVCGNNNGKGKIVKNDKGEDYV; the protein is encoded by the exons atGGAATGGAAGAAATATTATTTGGATGTGGTGCTGGTACCATTGGGATTTCTGATAACCATTGGTTATCACGTTTGGTTGTGGCATAAGGTTCGAACACAGCCTTCTTCCACCATAATCGGAATCAATACTCATGGAAGACGCTCCTGGGTCCCTGCCATGTTGAAG GACATTGAAAAGAAGAACATCCTAGCAGTGCAAACTCTTCGTAACATGATAATGGGATCAACTCTCATGGCCACAACTTCCATTCTCCTCTCTGCAGGCTTGGCAGCTGTGATAAGCAGCACTTACAGCGTTAAGAAGCCTCTGAATGACGCTATATATGGAGCCCACAGTGAATTCATGGTAGCACTTAAATACGTGACACTCTTAACCATATTCTTATTCTCATTTTTCTGTCACACCCTGTCGATTAGGTTTTTCAATCAAGTGAGCATCCTCATTTGCACACCACAAGATGTCATGTCCTCCTCAATAGTAGTGACCCCTCAATATTTGACTGAGCTTTTGGAGAAGGGAACCATTCTGAGCACTGTTGGCAACAGGCTTTTCTACTCAGCACTCCCTCTTCTGCTTTGGATCTTTGGGCCTGTGTTGGTTTTCTTGTCTTCTGTGGCAATGTTACCGATTCTTTATAACCTAGACTTTGTTTGTGGGAATAATAATGGGAAGGGAAAGATCGTCAAGAATGACAAAGGGGAGGACTATGTTTGA